From a single Vitis vinifera cultivar Pinot Noir 40024 chromosome 18, ASM3070453v1 genomic region:
- the LOC100241957 gene encoding cysteine proteinase mucunain, producing the protein MGLCRSSSSMAVFLFLLLGLASALDMSIIGYDETHGDKSSWRTDEDVMAVYEAWLAKHGKSYNALGEKERRFQIFKDNLRFIDEHNAENRTYKVGLNRFADLTNEEYRSMYLGTRTAAKRRSSNKISDRYAFRVGDSLPESVDWRKKGAVVEVKDQGSCGSCWAFSTIAAVEGINKIVTGGLISLSEQELVDCDTSYNEGCNGGLMDYAFEFIINNGGIDSEEDYPYKASDGRCDQYRKNAKVVTIDGYEDVPENDEKSLEKAVANQPVSVAIEAGGREFQLYQSGIFTGRCGTALDHGVTAVGYGTENGVDYWIVKNSWGASWGEEGYIRMERDLATSATGKCGIAMEASYPIKKGQNPPNPGPSPPSPIKPPTVCDNYYACPESSTCCCIFEYAKYCFQWGCCPLEAATCCEDHDSCCPQEYPVCNVRAGTCMMSKDNPLGVKALKRTAAKPHWAYGGDGKRSSA; encoded by the exons ATGGGTTTGTGCAGATCATCCTCATCAATGGCCGTCTTTCTGTTCTTGCTGTTGGGGTTGGCGTCGGCGCTGGACATGTCGATCATCGGCTACGACGAGACCCATGGAGACAAATCGAGCTGGAGGACGGATGAGGATGTGATGGCTGTGTACGAGGCCTGGCTTGCAAAGCACGGCAAATCGTACAACGCTTTGGGGGAGAAGGAAAGAAGGTTTCAGATCTTTAAGGACAACCTCAGGTTCATCGATGAACACAACGCCGAGAACCGGACCTATAAGGTTGGTTTGAACCGGTTTGCTGACTTGACAAATGAGGAGTACCGGTCTATGTATTTGGGTACAAGGACTGCTGCTAAGCGGAGGTCTTCCAACAAGATTAGCGATCGTTACGCTTTTCGTGTCGGCGATTCCTTGCCGGAGTCCGTTGATTGGAGAAAGAAAGGTGCTGTCGTTGAAGTCAAAGACCAAGGAAGTTGCG GGAGCTGTTGGGCATTCTCTACAATTGCTGCTGTGGAAGGGATTAACAAGATTGTGACTGGTGGTCTGATATCACTATCAGAGCAGGAGCTGGTGGACTGTGATACATCATATAATGAAGGATGCAATGGGGGACTTATGGACTATGCCTTTGAGTTCATTATCAACAACGGAGGCATTGACTCTGAAGAAGATTACCCCTACAAAGCTTCCGATGGCAGATGTGACCAGTATAGG AAAAATGCCAAGGTTGTTACAATCGATGGGTATGAAGATGTTCCTGAGAATGATGAGAAGTCACTTGAAAAGGCAGTGGCAAATCAACCAGTGAGCGTTGCCATTGAAGCAGGTGGCAGGGAATTCCAACTCTACCAATCG GGTATATTTACTGGAAGATGTGGGACAGCACTGGACCATGGTGTTACTGCTGTTGGATATGGCACAGAAAATGGTGTGGATTACTGGATTGTAAAGAACTCATGGGGTGCCAGCTGGGGAGAGGAAGGATATATCAGGATGGAGCGTGATCTTGCTACTAGTGCGACAGGGAAGTGTGGAATTGCTATGGAAGCCTCTTACCCTATCAAAAAAGGCCAAAACCCGCCCAACCCTGGCCCGTCTCCTCCCTCTCCAATAAAGCCCCCAACTGTCTGTGATAACTACTACGCATGTCCTGAGAGCAGCACCTGCTGCTGCATCTTTGAGTATGCTAAGTATTGCTTTCAATGGGGATGCTGCCCACTTGAGGCTGCCACCTGCTGTGAAGATCATGATAGCTGCTGCCCCCAGGAATATCCCGTCTGCAATGTCCGTGCAGGGACCTGCATGATG AGCAAGGACAACCCATTGGGAGTCAAGGCATTGAAGCGCACTGCTGCTAAACCTCATTGGGCCTATGGGGGTGATGGCAAGAGAAGCAGTGCTTAA